In Aliarcobacter faecis, a genomic segment contains:
- a CDS encoding glucose-6-phosphate isomerase, whose protein sequence is MKNNLYYPFVSLSDEDIFSEIKKEREDIGYYSLPYADTSNMKARLDNLDFKQKQIAIIGIGGSTLGTFAIYNFLKYNKQRNKTLKKELFFFESTDPINLNGTISQLNLEDTLFIVISKSGTTIETVSIFKYLSSLVKMNSQNLLVITEDDSKLNSFAYTNGISTFEIPKNVGGRFSVLSNVGLVPLYLAGFDIDELLKGARKISTSFFEQNELYNQLLKKARTYYEYKDVYNINAIFSYSQLLEGFNKWYIQLWGESLGKIDANHTNQGLTPIGLLGPVDQHSFLQLIVEGKRDKTVTFIKIKDFKDDTKIAPISLQGLEELDYINGLNFKELINLQADATIASVKEYKKDIPIDLIEIEEISEFEIGKLLFYYELLTSIVGKFLRINTYDQPGVEGGKIILKKMLQEK, encoded by the coding sequence GTGAAAAATAACCTTTATTACCCTTTTGTATCTTTAAGTGATGAAGATATTTTTAGTGAAATAAAAAAAGAAAGAGAAGATATCGGATATTACTCTTTGCCGTATGCTGATACTTCAAATATGAAAGCAAGACTTGATAATCTTGATTTTAAACAAAAACAAATAGCAATTATTGGAATTGGTGGAAGTACTTTGGGTACTTTTGCAATTTATAATTTTCTAAAATATAATAAACAAAGAAATAAAACTCTAAAAAAAGAGCTTTTTTTCTTTGAAAGTACAGACCCAATAAATTTAAATGGAACAATAAGTCAGTTAAATCTTGAAGATACTTTATTTATAGTTATCTCTAAATCAGGAACTACTATTGAAACAGTATCAATTTTTAAATATTTAAGTTCTCTAGTAAAGATGAATAGCCAAAATCTTTTAGTAATCACAGAAGATGATAGTAAATTAAACTCTTTTGCTTATACAAATGGAATTTCTACTTTTGAGATACCTAAAAATGTTGGTGGAAGATTTTCTGTTTTATCAAATGTAGGTTTAGTTCCACTATATTTAGCAGGTTTTGATATTGATGAACTTTTAAAAGGAGCTAGAAAGATATCAACTTCGTTTTTTGAACAAAATGAGTTATATAATCAACTTCTAAAAAAAGCAAGAACATATTATGAGTATAAAGATGTTTATAATATAAATGCTATTTTTTCATATTCTCAACTACTTGAAGGTTTCAATAAATGGTATATCCAACTTTGGGGAGAGAGTCTTGGAAAAATTGATGCAAACCATACAAATCAGGGTTTAACTCCAATTGGGCTTTTAGGACCAGTTGATCAGCACTCTTTTTTACAACTAATCGTTGAAGGTAAAAGAGATAAAACTGTAACATTTATAAAAATAAAAGATTTTAAAGATGATACAAAAATAGCTCCTATCTCTTTACAAGGATTAGAAGAATTAGATTATATAAATGGTCTTAATTTTAAAGAGCTAATAAATCTTCAAGCAGATGCAACAATTGCTTCAGTTAAAGAGTATAAAAAAGATATTCCAATAGATTTAATAGAAATTGAAGAGATAAGTGAGTTTGAAATAGGAAAATTACTATTTTATTATGAATTATTAACTTCAATAGTTGGAAAGTTTTTAAGAATAAATACTTATGATCAACCAGGTGTTGAAGGTGGTAAAATAATTCTTAAAAAAATGCTTCAAGAAAAATAA
- the galU gene encoding UTP--glucose-1-phosphate uridylyltransferase GalU yields MNNPIKKCLFPAAGYGTRFLPATKATPKEMLPVLTKPLIQYGVEEALAAGIENMAIVTGRGKRAIEDHFDISYELEHQIKGTSKEHYLTEIRSVITKCTFSYTRQIEMKGLGHAILCGENLIGDQPFAVLLADDLCDSNSKGVLSQMVDLYKKYHCSIVAIEEIPKEDTNKYGVIAGNEIEPGIFMVKDMVEKPEPEVAPSNLAIIGRYILTPDIFNIIRDTKPGKGGEIQITDALLTQAKKGMVLAYKFEGQRFDCGSIDGFVKATNYFYDKSIKEEKKASGKK; encoded by the coding sequence ATGAATAATCCAATAAAAAAATGTTTATTCCCAGCAGCTGGATATGGTACAAGATTCTTACCTGCAACAAAAGCAACACCAAAAGAGATGTTACCAGTGCTTACAAAACCACTAATTCAATATGGAGTTGAAGAGGCATTAGCTGCTGGTATTGAAAATATGGCTATTGTAACTGGGCGTGGAAAAAGAGCAATTGAAGATCATTTTGATATATCTTATGAACTTGAACACCAAATAAAAGGTACAAGTAAAGAACACTATTTAACTGAGATTAGAAGTGTTATTACAAAATGTACTTTCTCTTACACTAGACAAATTGAAATGAAAGGTTTAGGTCATGCTATTTTATGTGGTGAAAATTTAATTGGTGATCAACCTTTTGCTGTACTTTTAGCAGATGATTTATGTGATTCAAACTCAAAAGGTGTTTTATCTCAAATGGTTGATTTATATAAAAAATATCACTGTTCAATAGTTGCTATTGAAGAGATTCCTAAAGAGGATACAAATAAATATGGAGTTATTGCTGGAAATGAGATAGAACCAGGAATTTTTATGGTAAAAGATATGGTTGAAAAACCAGAACCAGAAGTTGCTCCTTCAAACTTAGCAATTATAGGAAGATATATTTTAACTCCAGATATTTTTAATATTATTAGAGATACAAAACCAGGAAAAGGTGGAGAAATTCAAATTACAGATGCACTTTTAACTCAAGCAAAAAAAGGTATGGTTTTAGCATATAAATTTGAAGGGCAAAGATTTGATTGTGGAAGTATTGATGGATTTGTAAAAGCTACGAACTACTTTTATGATAAATCAATAAAAGAAGAAAAAAAAGCTAGTGGGAAAAAATAG
- a CDS encoding phosphomannomutase/phosphoglucomutase codes for MSASIFREYDIRGIFQKELNENIVKKIGFYLAKALLKRVPNAIYMAVGYDARLHSPTLKNWLSSGINKAGLKVLDMGLVPTPANYFANFTEFDGLKCDGSVMITGSHNPPEYNGFKITLNKYPFFGEDIYALGREILADNSTIVDNETTIKIDCKNRYIDYIVNHFSHLKLTNKKFVFDCGNGVAGVVLSEILTKLNIQHKILFEQPDGNFPNHHPDPSDEHTLEDIKKELATKEFDFGFAYDGDADRIALLSQKYNFKGDILAIFFSKHIKNPTVIGEVKCSQVMYDTINSYGKAIMYKTGHSNLKVKIKETNASFAAEVSGHLFFNDRYFGYDDAIYATFRALELIDQGFDFDKEYEALPEVYSTPEINITVTEETKFKIIEDLKGALQNPPSDFPKIKDIITVDGVRVIFEKGWGLVRASNTTPKLVTRFEANTKDNAKIYEDALINLFNTLKGK; via the coding sequence ATGAGTGCATCTATATTCAGAGAGTACGATATTAGAGGAATTTTTCAAAAAGAGTTAAATGAAAATATTGTAAAAAAAATTGGTTTTTATTTGGCAAAAGCTTTATTAAAAAGAGTTCCAAATGCTATTTATATGGCAGTTGGTTATGATGCAAGACTTCATTCCCCTACTTTAAAGAACTGGTTAAGTTCAGGAATAAATAAAGCTGGATTAAAAGTTCTTGATATGGGACTTGTTCCAACACCAGCGAATTATTTTGCAAACTTTACAGAGTTTGATGGTTTAAAATGTGATGGTTCAGTAATGATTACAGGTTCACACAATCCACCAGAATATAATGGATTTAAAATTACTTTAAATAAATACCCTTTTTTTGGTGAAGATATTTATGCTTTAGGAAGAGAAATTTTAGCTGATAATTCAACTATAGTAGATAATGAAACAACTATTAAGATAGATTGTAAAAATAGATATATAGATTATATTGTAAACCATTTTTCACACTTAAAATTAACAAATAAAAAGTTTGTTTTTGATTGTGGAAATGGTGTAGCTGGAGTTGTTTTAAGTGAAATTTTAACAAAATTAAACATTCAACATAAAATTTTATTTGAACAACCAGATGGAAATTTCCCAAATCACCATCCAGATCCAAGTGATGAACACACTTTAGAAGATATTAAAAAAGAGTTAGCAACTAAAGAGTTTGATTTTGGGTTTGCTTATGATGGAGATGCAGACAGAATTGCTTTACTTTCTCAAAAGTATAACTTTAAAGGTGATATTTTAGCAATATTTTTCTCTAAGCATATAAAAAATCCAACAGTTATTGGTGAAGTTAAATGTTCACAAGTTATGTATGATACTATAAACTCTTATGGTAAAGCTATTATGTATAAAACTGGTCATTCTAATCTAAAAGTAAAAATAAAAGAGACAAATGCATCTTTTGCTGCTGAAGTTTCTGGACATCTGTTCTTTAATGATAGATATTTTGGTTATGATGATGCTATTTATGCGACATTTAGAGCATTAGAGTTAATTGATCAAGGTTTTGATTTTGATAAAGAGTATGAAGCTTTACCAGAAGTTTATTCGACTCCTGAGATAAATATAACTGTAACTGAAGAGACAAAGTTTAAAATTATTGAAGATTTAAAAGGGGCTTTACAAAATCCTCCTTCAGATTTTCCAAAAATAAAAGATATTATCACTGTTGATGGTGTAAGAGTTATTTTTGAAAAAGGTTGGGGATTAGTTCGAGCTAGTAATACGACTCCAAAATTAGTAACAAGATTTGAAGCTAATACAAAAGATAATGCAAAAATCTATGAAGATGCACTAATAAATTTATTTAATACTTTAAAAGGAAAATAA